One Candidatus Krumholzibacteriota bacterium genomic region harbors:
- a CDS encoding rhodanese-like domain-containing protein, whose product MARSIIQAAAVGLIALTGAFIHNALSSNGIDPFRKISEVPVVDETMEDVSEGIRFISLEKLMKVIDAGGIIIDSRTQREYKTGHIPGAVHLDYYEFGWQMEDVIPLLDYDNEFAIYCSGPLCEDSEMLARELYTLGYRKILVFKGGMEKWEEEGLPVENGNGQEE is encoded by the coding sequence TTGGCTCGATCAATAATACAGGCAGCAGCAGTCGGTTTGATAGCCCTGACAGGCGCGTTTATTCATAACGCACTATCCTCGAACGGGATAGATCCGTTCAGGAAGATTTCCGAGGTCCCCGTTGTTGATGAAACGATGGAGGACGTGTCGGAGGGTATCAGATTTATTTCCCTTGAGAAGCTGATGAAAGTAATCGACGCGGGCGGGATCATAATCGATTCGAGAACGCAACGGGAATACAAGACGGGCCACATACCGGGCGCTGTCCATCTTGACTATTACGAATTCGGCTGGCAGATGGAGGATGTCATTCCGCTGCTCGACTATGACAATGAATTCGCGATCTACTGTTCCGGACCGTTGTGCGAGGATTCAGAGATGCTCGCGAGGGAGCTGTATACTCTCGGATATCGCAAGATCCTTGTATTCAAGGGTGGGATGGAAAAGTGGGAAGAAGAGGGGCTGCCGGTCGAGAATGGAAATGGGCAGGAAGAATAA
- a CDS encoding DoxX family protein: protein MESLRDALFEGVDGADVACPPLEKRRWFETPVFILIVRVVIAAVFIYAAAQKIGKPLLFADEIKMYGILTGGPLLYIFSIFLPWLELFCALSILSGIFIRGSALIFVLLNTVFIVVISYRTVMIMRTAGTSFFDIYFDCGCGFGVTYAWKKLIEDLILLIGAIMIMRTDRYRLVPRLYGRKKSDC, encoded by the coding sequence ATGGAAAGTCTTAGGGATGCTCTTTTTGAAGGAGTAGACGGCGCGGATGTGGCGTGCCCGCCCCTGGAAAAACGCAGATGGTTCGAAACCCCGGTCTTCATATTGATCGTAAGGGTAGTGATAGCCGCGGTCTTTATATACGCCGCCGCGCAGAAGATCGGAAAACCGCTCCTCTTCGCCGACGAGATAAAGATGTACGGGATCCTTACCGGCGGGCCGTTGCTGTATATTTTTTCGATCTTTCTTCCCTGGCTGGAGCTTTTTTGCGCTCTTTCGATCCTTTCAGGGATATTCATCAGGGGATCGGCGCTGATATTCGTTCTGCTCAATACAGTCTTTATCGTTGTGATATCCTACAGGACCGTGATGATAATGAGGACGGCGGGCACCTCCTTTTTCGATATTTATTTCGACTGCGGTTGCGGATTCGGAGTAACATACGCGTGGAAGAAACTGATAGAGGACCTGATCCTGCTCATCGGCGCTATCATGATCATGCGTACCGACCGGTACCGGCTGGTCCCGCGGCTCTATGGAAGGAAAAAAAGTGATTGTTAG
- a CDS encoding GAF domain-containing protein, translating into MELEKSKYRSIESEAIAIIEGDEELKKKLLAICVLLEREVEYYDWVGFYLTGSRPRELILGPFVGTPTIHVCIPFGKGICGQAAERKRTIIIQDVSKETNYLACASDVESEIVVPIMKGDDVVGELDIDSHRKGPFTWEDRVLLEKICLKLGPLMK; encoded by the coding sequence ATGGAATTGGAAAAGAGCAAATACCGGTCGATCGAATCGGAAGCGATTGCGATCATCGAGGGAGATGAAGAACTTAAGAAAAAACTGCTGGCAATATGCGTTCTTCTTGAAAGAGAAGTGGAGTATTACGACTGGGTGGGATTCTATCTCACAGGCAGCAGACCGAGAGAGTTGATCCTTGGTCCGTTCGTCGGCACCCCTACCATACATGTCTGTATACCGTTCGGAAAGGGTATCTGCGGCCAGGCAGCCGAAAGAAAAAGGACTATAATCATACAGGACGTCTCGAAAGAGACGAATTACCTGGCGTGCGCTTCTGACGTGGAATCGGAGATAGTCGTGCCGATAATGAAAGGCGACGATGTCGTGGGAGAACTCGATATCGATTCGCACAGAAAGGGACCGTTCACCTGGGAAGACCGTGTTCTGCTGGAAAAGATCTGCCTGAAGCTCGGACCTCTGATGAAGTGA
- a CDS encoding AMP-binding protein gives MPRGGKSYIFVGSDEPLIGETIGTMLGRIARTYPDNEALVFVPRDERYTYRQLYKVCVRAAKSLMALGVKKGDRVAIWATNHPEWVIAQFSTAMIGAVLVTVNPAYRTHELEHGLRDSEVQTLILIPSFKSSNYIEMLNSVVPELASSEPGRLESKNLPLLRNVMLIGGEKTPGMFTLDEFMALGEKISEEDYEDRCMELDFDDVINIQYTSGTTGMPKGASLTHHNILNNGYHVGETMRLGNRDRLCIPVPFYHCFGMVLSNLACVTHGATMVIPGEYFEPESVLRAVEKEKCTALHGVPTMFIAELSLPNFTDFDLGTLRTGIMAGAPCPIEVMKRVNDEMNMKEVTIAYGQTETSPVITQTPYNGSLETRTTTVGPPIPHTEVKIISPETGRIVPLGDQGELCCRGYQVMRGYYNNEAATNETIDEAGWIHTGDLAVMRDDGACKITGRIKNMIIRGGENVYPREIEEYFFTNPKVQDAQVFGVPDKKYGEEICIWIKLNEGETSSEEEIKAFCKGKIAHYKIPRYIKFVDEFPMTVTGKIQKFKMRDMAIEEFGLQTDAGIETA, from the coding sequence ATGCCGAGAGGCGGGAAAAGCTATATTTTCGTCGGGTCTGATGAACCGTTGATCGGCGAGACGATAGGGACGATGCTGGGGAGGATCGCCAGGACATACCCTGACAACGAAGCGCTGGTCTTTGTTCCCCGGGACGAAAGATATACATACAGGCAGCTTTACAAGGTCTGCGTCCGGGCGGCAAAGAGCCTCATGGCCCTTGGAGTAAAAAAGGGCGATCGGGTGGCGATCTGGGCTACGAATCACCCCGAGTGGGTGATAGCGCAGTTTTCAACAGCCATGATAGGGGCAGTCCTTGTGACAGTCAATCCGGCCTACAGGACGCACGAACTCGAACACGGGCTTAGGGATTCCGAGGTCCAGACGCTGATTCTTATCCCCTCGTTCAAATCCTCCAATTACATAGAGATGCTTAATTCGGTCGTACCCGAACTGGCATCATCGGAGCCGGGCAGGCTTGAGTCGAAAAATCTGCCGCTTCTGAGGAATGTCATGCTGATCGGGGGGGAGAAGACCCCCGGCATGTTCACTCTCGATGAGTTCATGGCTCTCGGGGAGAAGATAAGCGAGGAGGATTATGAAGACCGTTGCATGGAACTCGATTTCGACGACGTGATAAACATCCAGTACACTTCGGGAACGACAGGAATGCCCAAGGGGGCAAGCCTTACTCACCATAATATTCTCAATAACGGATATCACGTCGGTGAGACGATGAGGCTCGGTAACCGCGACAGGCTCTGTATTCCTGTTCCTTTCTATCACTGTTTCGGGATGGTGCTTTCAAATCTCGCCTGCGTGACGCATGGGGCGACAATGGTCATCCCGGGAGAGTATTTCGAGCCGGAATCGGTACTTCGGGCGGTGGAGAAGGAAAAATGCACGGCACTTCATGGAGTTCCAACGATGTTCATCGCCGAACTCTCCCTGCCGAATTTCACCGATTTTGATCTGGGGACGCTCAGGACCGGGATCATGGCCGGAGCGCCATGCCCGATAGAGGTGATGAAAAGGGTAAACGACGAGATGAACATGAAGGAAGTCACGATAGCGTACGGCCAGACGGAGACTTCACCGGTCATCACGCAGACTCCCTACAACGGATCTCTCGAGACAAGAACGACCACGGTCGGGCCTCCGATCCCGCATACAGAGGTCAAGATCATCTCTCCCGAGACAGGAAGGATAGTTCCGCTTGGCGACCAGGGTGAACTTTGCTGCCGGGGTTACCAGGTGATGAGAGGTTATTACAATAACGAGGCGGCCACCAACGAGACGATCGATGAAGCAGGATGGATACATACAGGCGATCTCGCGGTGATGAGAGACGACGGAGCGTGCAAGATAACCGGCCGGATAAAGAATATGATCATCAGGGGAGGGGAGAATGTGTATCCGCGTGAGATCGAGGAGTATTTCTTCACCAACCCGAAGGTGCAGGATGCCCAGGTCTTCGGCGTTCCCGATAAAAAGTACGGCGAAGAGATATGTATCTGGATAAAGCTGAACGAAGGGGAGACTTCGAGCGAAGAAGAGATAAAGGCTTTCTGCAAAGGGAAAATAGCTCACTACAAGATCCCGCGGTATATCAAGTTCGTCGATGAATTCCCGATGACGGTAACTGGAAAGATACAGAAATTCAAAATGCGTGATATGGCGATAGAGGAGTTCGGGCTTCAGACCGACGCGGGGATCGAAACAGCGTGA